Proteins encoded by one window of Bacteroidota bacterium:
- a CDS encoding pyridoxal phosphate-dependent aminotransferase, translated as MGNLDSEFKNTPIDSEIVKQKIIESGLQNVGRATIREIYRLVSNIEEATGEKFIRMEMGIPGILSPQIIMDAEIDAIKKGVNSVYPMLEGVTELKHEISKFIKLFLNLEVDYNGCIPTVGSLQGSMSSFITIDNMWEDRDTVLFIDPGFPLHRQQLNILGKKSESFDVYNFRGDKLKEKLESFLSKGHIHSILYSNPNNPSWICFTEKELKIIGDLANKYDVIILEDLAYFGMDFRKDYSIPGEPPYQPTVANYTDNYILIISCSKIFSYPGPRIGMMVISNKLQNLRRPALKRFFATDSFGYSILFGAIYALSAGCGHSAQYGLLAILKALNSGEHNYREDVIEYGKKAHIMKKLFTDYGFDIVYDKDDGTPIADGFYFTISYPLFTGKELIEKLLYYGISAITLDVTRSERHEGLRACVSLVQRNQFPILESRLKRFHENYPLPNK; from the coding sequence ATGGGTAACCTAGACTCTGAATTTAAAAATACCCCGATCGATTCCGAAATTGTTAAACAAAAAATTATAGAGAGCGGTCTTCAAAACGTTGGCAGAGCCACAATTCGTGAAATATATCGGCTAGTAAGCAATATCGAAGAAGCAACAGGCGAAAAATTCATTCGCATGGAGATGGGAATACCGGGTATACTCAGTCCGCAAATAATTATGGATGCAGAAATCGATGCAATCAAAAAAGGGGTGAATTCAGTATACCCCATGTTGGAAGGCGTTACGGAACTGAAACATGAAATATCAAAATTTATTAAATTATTCCTGAATCTGGAGGTAGATTATAACGGTTGTATCCCAACCGTTGGCAGCCTTCAGGGAAGCATGTCCTCCTTTATTACCATTGATAATATGTGGGAGGATCGTGATACCGTTTTATTCATTGACCCTGGATTTCCGCTTCACCGACAACAACTTAACATCTTGGGCAAAAAATCTGAATCCTTTGATGTGTATAATTTTCGAGGTGATAAGTTAAAGGAAAAATTAGAATCATTCCTGAGTAAAGGTCACATTCATTCTATTTTATATTCTAATCCAAATAATCCATCCTGGATTTGTTTTACCGAAAAAGAATTAAAAATTATTGGAGACCTTGCAAATAAATATGATGTAATCATACTTGAAGATTTGGCCTATTTCGGAATGGATTTTAGAAAAGATTATTCCATACCCGGTGAACCTCCTTACCAACCAACTGTGGCAAATTATACGGATAATTATATTCTGATAATATCTTGTTCAAAGATTTTTAGTTACCCCGGTCCGCGAATTGGAATGATGGTTATTTCCAATAAGTTACAAAATCTAAGAAGACCGGCTTTAAAAAGGTTTTTTGCCACGGATAGCTTTGGCTATTCCATTTTATTCGGAGCTATTTATGCACTTAGTGCCGGATGCGGCCATTCTGCTCAATACGGTTTACTGGCCATTCTAAAAGCTTTGAACAGTGGGGAACATAATTACAGGGAAGATGTAATTGAATATGGCAAAAAAGCTCACATCATGAAGAAATTATTTACTGATTACGGTTTTGATATTGTTTATGACAAAGACGACGGTACTCCCATAGCCGACGGTTTTTATTTCACAATTTCGTATCCGCTGTTTACAGGTAAAGAGTTGATTGAAAAGTTATTGTATTATGGCATTAGTGCTATCACACTTGATGTAACACGAAGTGAGCGGCATGAAGGTTTACGTGCCTGTGTATCGCTTGTTCAGAGAAATCAATTTCCTATACTCGAAAGCAGGCTAAAGCGATTTCATGAGAATTATCCATTACCAAATAAATAA
- a CDS encoding tryptophanase, with the protein MALTNEHLSEIAEVVNQLFEEREKITGLVLQNEPDWNDEALFKWKRPIIKDFLFESEPFNIQQIEYVGEATKKERLKYAKEAGYNTFLLQSKHVVIDFLTDSGTTAQSTDQWATYLSSVETQASSENYFDLVETLMEVTGYKFIIPTHQGRAAEHIMSQCLIKDGIVPGNMYFTTTKLHQEMAGGTFADVICDEAHDPTSTFRWKGNIDLKKLKKIVDENGADKIPYISFELSVNLAGGEPVHMDNAKEVYEYCEANDIYLMWDATRAIENAYMIKKHDPRYEHTSIADIVHELFSYGHGCTVSSKKDYMVNIGGFLGIKDDEEFYMKALEMLRKYEGSITTGGLAAADLAVHALGAMEMLDFRYIKNRVEQTQYLGEKLLKAGVPIVEPVGSHAVFLDAKRFLSHLDQDEYPSQALATALFIDSGVRAMERGNVSKGRQPNGKNYRPSLELVRLTIPRRAYTNAHMDLVAESIINLYKKRETIKGLRFTYEPKNLRFFQGRFEEVK; encoded by the coding sequence ATGGCTTTAACCAATGAGCATTTGAGCGAAATAGCTGAAGTTGTGAACCAACTCTTTGAAGAAAGAGAAAAAATTACAGGACTTGTACTGCAAAATGAGCCGGATTGGAATGATGAAGCCCTGTTTAAATGGAAAAGACCGATCATTAAAGATTTCCTATTTGAGAGTGAGCCTTTTAATATTCAACAAATTGAATATGTTGGTGAAGCAACTAAAAAGGAAAGATTGAAATATGCCAAAGAAGCAGGTTATAATACCTTCTTGCTTCAATCAAAACATGTGGTAATCGATTTTTTAACCGACTCGGGAACTACCGCTCAAAGTACCGATCAATGGGCAACTTATTTGAGCAGTGTTGAAACTCAAGCTAGTAGTGAAAATTATTTTGACCTGGTCGAAACCTTGATGGAAGTTACGGGTTACAAATTTATTATCCCTACCCATCAAGGACGGGCAGCCGAACACATTATGTCGCAATGCCTTATAAAAGATGGTATTGTTCCGGGTAATATGTATTTTACAACTACCAAATTACATCAGGAGATGGCCGGAGGGACTTTTGCCGATGTGATTTGTGATGAAGCACACGATCCAACCAGTACTTTCCGCTGGAAAGGAAATATCGACCTGAAAAAGCTTAAGAAAATTGTTGATGAAAACGGTGCCGATAAAATTCCTTATATCAGTTTTGAATTAAGTGTAAACCTTGCTGGTGGTGAACCGGTGCATATGGATAATGCAAAAGAAGTTTACGAATATTGTGAAGCTAATGACATTTACTTAATGTGGGATGCAACGCGTGCAATTGAAAATGCTTATATGATCAAAAAACATGATCCAAGATATGAGCATACTTCCATTGCCGATATTGTTCACGAACTTTTTAGTTATGGACATGGATGTACGGTATCCAGCAAAAAAGATTATATGGTTAATATTGGAGGTTTCCTTGGTATTAAAGATGATGAGGAATTCTACATGAAAGCTCTCGAGATGCTTCGCAAGTATGAAGGTTCGATCACCACAGGTGGTCTTGCTGCCGCAGATTTAGCGGTTCACGCATTGGGTGCTATGGAAATGTTGGACTTCAGATATATTAAAAATCGTGTGGAACAAACCCAATACCTTGGCGAAAAATTATTAAAAGCCGGTGTACCTATCGTTGAGCCTGTTGGCTCGCATGCAGTATTTTTGGATGCAAAACGATTTTTATCTCATTTGGATCAGGACGAATATCCATCTCAAGCACTTGCAACTGCCTTATTTATTGATTCAGGAGTACGTGCCATGGAAAGAGGAAATGTTTCTAAAGGACGGCAACCAAATGGCAAAAACTACCGTCCTTCACTCGAACTGGTACGTTTAACCATTCCAAGAAGAGCATACACCAATGCACATATGGATTTAGTTGCGGAGAGCATCATCAATCTCTATAAGAAAAGAGAGACAATTAAAGGCCTCCGCTTCACTTATGAACCCAAAAACCTGAGATTCTTCCAGGGTCGGTTCGAAGAAGTAAAATAA
- a CDS encoding four helix bundle protein codes for MTEKSQTKHIYDLEERTFQFAKNIRLFVMKLPKSIANIEDGKQVIRSSASTGANYIEANESLSNKDFVFRIKICRKEAKESAFFLRLLKETNSDEHINDLNILYNEAIELKKIFSAIIEKSK; via the coding sequence ATGACCGAAAAGTCACAGACAAAGCATATTTATGATTTGGAAGAACGTACTTTCCAGTTTGCAAAGAACATTAGGCTTTTTGTGATGAAATTGCCTAAGTCAATTGCAAATATTGAAGATGGGAAGCAAGTTATAAGATCTTCTGCTTCAACTGGTGCAAATTACATTGAAGCAAATGAATCATTGAGTAATAAAGATTTTGTTTTTCGTATCAAAATTTGTAGGAAAGAAGCAAAAGAAAGTGCTTTCTTTTTGAGGTTGCTCAAAGAAACCAACTCTGATGAACATATAAACGACTTAAATATTCTTTACAATGAAGCCATCGAATTAAAAAAAATATTTTCGGCCATCATCGAAAAATCAAAATGA
- a CDS encoding ornithine cyclodeaminase family protein: MPLLLTKADVQKVLNMKDCIEVVEKAFAELSNGTAVLPLRINIAPTDGLSLYMPAYLKEMKALACKVVTVYKNNPSKHDLPTTIGKVLLQNPETGEVICIMDGGYLTAVRTGAASGVATKYLARKDKNQVIGIYGTGVQAKMQLWAMNETVSISKVLVYDLNEKAADNFVKETTAMLNLEVIKTKNPDDLLISDIICTATSSSTPLFDGNKLKPGTHINNIGSHTPNARELDTATVKRSKFVGDSKEACFKEAGDIMIPLKEGSVTEDHFYAELGELITGKKDGRVNAEEITVFKSNGLAIQDAATAKLIYDKAVAAGIGVSVII; this comes from the coding sequence ATGCCTTTACTATTAACCAAAGCAGATGTTCAAAAAGTGCTGAACATGAAAGACTGCATCGAAGTGGTTGAAAAAGCTTTTGCAGAATTATCAAACGGTACGGCTGTATTGCCGCTTCGCATTAATATTGCACCAACCGATGGATTATCACTTTATATGCCTGCCTACCTGAAGGAAATGAAAGCCCTTGCTTGCAAAGTAGTTACTGTATACAAAAATAACCCTTCAAAACACGATTTACCAACTACCATCGGAAAAGTATTGCTCCAAAACCCCGAAACCGGTGAAGTAATCTGTATTATGGATGGAGGATACCTCACGGCGGTAAGAACAGGAGCAGCGAGTGGCGTAGCCACCAAATATCTTGCACGTAAAGATAAAAACCAGGTAATCGGAATCTACGGAACAGGCGTTCAAGCCAAAATGCAGCTTTGGGCCATGAATGAAACCGTTAGTATTTCAAAAGTATTGGTTTATGATCTGAATGAAAAAGCCGCCGATAATTTTGTAAAGGAAACAACAGCAATGCTAAATCTGGAGGTTATTAAGACTAAAAATCCTGATGATCTTTTGATTTCGGATATTATTTGTACGGCAACTTCCTCCTCTACCCCACTTTTTGATGGAAATAAATTAAAACCCGGCACACACATTAATAATATTGGTAGCCATACACCCAATGCACGGGAGTTGGACACTGCCACGGTTAAACGCTCAAAATTTGTTGGCGATTCGAAAGAAGCATGTTTTAAGGAAGCCGGAGATATTATGATCCCATTAAAAGAAGGTTCGGTAACCGAAGATCATTTTTATGCTGAACTTGGCGAATTGATAACAGGTAAAAAAGACGGACGGGTTAATGCAGAGGAAATAACTGTTTTTAAATCGAACGGGCTGGCAATACAAGATGCCGCAACTGCCAAACTCATTTACGATAAAGCGGTAGCTGCAGGCATTGGGGTTTCTGTCATTATATAA